From a single Pseudalkalibacillus hwajinpoensis genomic region:
- the fdhF gene encoding formate dehydrogenase subunit alpha encodes MSDSIHITINGRSTAVDESKSVLQALNENELDLPSICYHPSLGAIETCDTCMVEVNGEIVRGCSTKLSNGDSINMTASHVKEAQNIAMDRILYNHELYCTVCDYNNGTCEVHNTVKQMKMNHQSIPFESKPDPVDNSNPFYRYDPDQCILCGRCVEACQDVQVTETLTIDWERERPRVIWDNDVAINESSCVSCGHCSTVCPCNAMMEKGMEGETGLLTGIQKDTLRPMIELTKNVETGYNSILAISDMESAMRENDIKKTKTVCTYCGVGCSFDVWTKGRDILKVEPQAEAPANGISTCVKGKFGWDYVNSDERLTKPLIREGDSFREAEWEEALQLISSKFAEVKENHGSNALSFISSSKCTNEESYLMQKLGRSIIGTNNIDNCSRYCQTPATVGLFRTVGHGGDAGSIKDIEMSELVIVIGSNTSESHPVLSTRVKSSNKLHGQKLIVSDLRKHEMAERSDLFVRPSSGTDLVWLSAVTKYIIDQGWADEAFLKDRVNGLDDYIASLDQYTMSYASEVTGIAEEKLIQIAEMIHEAKTTVALWAMGVTQHGGGADTSTAISNLLLVTGNYGKPGTGAYPLRGHNNVQGASDFGSMPDKMPGYENVTDEKVREKYEKAWGTPLPQEIGLNNHEMVEHIHEGKLKAMYLKGEDMGIVDSNINHVHAAFEKLDFFVVQDLFLTKTAEFADVVLPASPSLEKEGTFTNTERRFQRLYQALEPLGDSKPDWQIIMDIANEMGAGWDYSDPSEIMTEAVQLANMFAGVSYERLEGYNSQQWPVYADGKDSPLLFMDEFPFPDGKARLFPVEWTKPLEFEDQYDLHVNNGRLLEHFHEGNMTYKNEGITSKTPSTFVEVSPELAEERGLTDGTLVRLTSPYGAVKIKCLVTNRVQGKEIYIPLNDSDDAAVNLLTSSYADKDTDTPVYKELKAKMEILQDKGTSPLPKINHRYGNPQPQKGVMVERKWARKDYMFPGDMVTKEATNYGKSH; translated from the coding sequence GGCAATTGAAACGTGTGACACGTGTATGGTTGAGGTGAACGGAGAGATTGTAAGGGGTTGTTCGACGAAATTATCCAATGGAGATAGCATTAATATGACTGCTTCGCACGTGAAGGAAGCTCAAAACATTGCTATGGACCGAATTCTTTATAATCACGAGCTTTATTGTACCGTATGTGATTACAACAACGGAACGTGTGAAGTACATAATACAGTTAAACAAATGAAAATGAATCACCAGAGTATCCCGTTTGAATCAAAGCCAGATCCTGTTGACAATTCAAACCCCTTCTATCGTTACGATCCAGATCAATGTATTCTATGCGGTCGCTGTGTTGAGGCGTGTCAGGATGTACAGGTAACCGAAACGCTCACGATTGACTGGGAACGAGAACGTCCTCGTGTCATCTGGGATAACGATGTTGCAATCAACGAATCTTCTTGTGTTTCATGTGGACACTGTTCAACCGTATGTCCATGTAATGCGATGATGGAGAAGGGTATGGAAGGCGAAACAGGATTATTAACAGGGATTCAAAAAGACACGCTACGTCCAATGATTGAGTTAACGAAAAACGTTGAAACTGGCTATAATTCAATTCTTGCGATTTCAGATATGGAATCTGCCATGCGCGAAAATGACATTAAGAAAACAAAGACCGTTTGTACATATTGTGGTGTCGGCTGTAGCTTTGATGTTTGGACTAAAGGCCGCGATATTTTAAAGGTAGAGCCACAGGCTGAAGCGCCAGCGAACGGCATTTCAACATGTGTGAAAGGAAAGTTTGGGTGGGACTACGTCAACAGTGACGAGCGTCTAACTAAACCTCTCATTAGAGAAGGGGATTCTTTCCGTGAAGCAGAATGGGAAGAAGCACTTCAGCTCATTAGCAGCAAATTCGCTGAAGTCAAAGAGAACCATGGCTCGAATGCGTTGTCCTTCATTAGTTCTTCCAAGTGTACGAATGAAGAGTCATATTTAATGCAGAAACTTGGTCGAAGCATTATTGGAACGAATAACATTGATAACTGCTCACGTTATTGCCAGACGCCTGCAACGGTAGGTTTATTTAGAACAGTTGGCCATGGTGGTGATGCGGGCTCAATTAAAGACATTGAGATGTCAGAACTCGTCATTGTCATTGGGTCGAATACATCTGAATCACATCCGGTCCTTTCAACAAGAGTGAAAAGTTCTAATAAGCTTCATGGCCAAAAACTAATTGTATCTGACTTAAGGAAGCATGAGATGGCGGAACGATCGGATCTATTTGTTCGCCCATCATCAGGGACTGACCTTGTCTGGTTATCTGCTGTAACAAAATACATCATCGACCAGGGCTGGGCTGACGAAGCATTTCTGAAGGATCGCGTTAATGGACTTGATGACTATATCGCAAGTCTTGATCAATACACGATGAGCTATGCTTCTGAGGTAACTGGAATCGCTGAAGAAAAGTTAATTCAGATTGCTGAAATGATCCATGAAGCGAAGACAACCGTTGCTCTCTGGGCTATGGGAGTGACGCAACATGGTGGAGGGGCTGACACAAGTACAGCTATTTCCAATCTGCTTCTTGTGACAGGAAATTATGGAAAACCGGGGACAGGTGCTTACCCACTTCGCGGACATAACAACGTTCAGGGTGCAAGTGACTTTGGAAGTATGCCAGATAAAATGCCTGGATATGAAAATGTCACTGACGAGAAGGTACGCGAAAAGTATGAAAAAGCATGGGGTACACCATTACCGCAGGAAATTGGTTTGAACAACCACGAAATGGTTGAGCATATCCATGAAGGAAAATTAAAAGCGATGTACTTAAAAGGAGAGGATATGGGGATTGTTGACTCAAACATCAACCATGTACATGCTGCATTCGAAAAGCTGGACTTTTTCGTTGTACAGGATCTTTTCCTAACGAAGACCGCAGAATTTGCTGATGTGGTTCTTCCAGCAAGTCCGAGTCTTGAAAAGGAAGGGACATTTACGAACACAGAGCGTCGTTTCCAGCGTTTATACCAGGCACTTGAACCACTAGGAGATTCTAAACCTGACTGGCAAATCATTATGGACATTGCGAATGAGATGGGCGCAGGATGGGACTATTCAGATCCGAGCGAGATTATGACTGAAGCTGTTCAGCTTGCTAATATGTTCGCAGGTGTTTCGTATGAGCGTCTTGAAGGATATAACAGTCAACAGTGGCCGGTTTATGCAGATGGGAAAGATTCTCCACTCTTATTCATGGATGAGTTTCCGTTCCCTGATGGAAAAGCACGTCTCTTCCCTGTTGAATGGACGAAGCCGCTTGAATTTGAAGACCAGTATGATCTTCATGTTAATAATGGACGCTTACTCGAACATTTCCACGAAGGCAATATGACATACAAAAACGAAGGCATCACGTCAAAAACACCGAGTACGTTTGTTGAAGTGTCACCTGAGCTTGCCGAGGAACGCGGACTTACAGATGGCACGTTAGTAAGATTAACTTCTCCTTATGGAGCTGTAAAAATCAAATGTTTAGTAACCAATCGTGTTCAAGGAAAAGAAATCTATATTCCGCTAAATGATAGTGATGATGCAGCTGTCAACCTATTAACAAGCAGTTATGCTGATAAAGATACGGATACTCCAGTATATAAAGAATTAAAAGCGAAGATGGAAATTCTTCAAGATAAGGGAACCTCTCCTCTTCCAAAGATCAATCACCGATATGGGAACCCGCAACCACAGAAAGGTGTTATGGTTGAACGAAAATGGGCAAGAAAAGACTATATGTTCCCCGGGGATATGGTGACGAAGGAGGCAACCAATTATGGCAAAAGCCATTAA
- a CDS encoding DUF1641 domain-containing protein has translation MAKAIKQIRRIELSAEEQRANDLREIEDALIENKDALLQALNVVGGMKERGVLSLLSGLFGEGDRVLKVIVDLLNVPENTTALKNLMLLFGVAGKINVEELEPLLLKVNKGIENVSKHSEDAQKTGYLDLLRLLKDPEVNRSLTILITFLKGMGQSTEQEEQVSDKARASETRQDI, from the coding sequence ATGGCAAAAGCCATTAAGCAAATCAGACGGATTGAGCTCTCGGCAGAGGAACAACGAGCAAATGATTTAAGAGAGATTGAAGATGCTCTGATTGAGAACAAAGATGCGCTTCTCCAGGCTCTAAATGTTGTTGGGGGAATGAAGGAGCGAGGTGTCCTTTCTCTTCTTAGTGGATTGTTTGGGGAAGGTGACCGTGTTCTAAAAGTGATTGTTGATTTATTGAATGTGCCCGAAAATACGACTGCTTTAAAGAACCTCATGCTCCTGTTCGGTGTTGCTGGAAAAATCAATGTTGAGGAACTCGAACCTCTTCTTTTAAAAGTAAATAAGGGGATTGAAAATGTTTCAAAGCATTCGGAAGATGCTCAAAAGACAGGTTATCTGGATTTGCTTAGACTCCTGAAAGATCCGGAAGTGAATCGCTCCTTAACGATTCTGATCACGTTTCTAAAAGGAATGGGCCAGTCGACTGAGCAAGAAGAACAGGTTAGTGATAAAGCGAGAGCGTCAGAAACGAGACAGGATATTTAG
- a CDS encoding VanZ family protein yields the protein MTFFTYWKWPILALIMMGVLFISSHTPYQEQDLKPFFKDFITITENDLPDVEFTYDGALVTPSEPYQYVEFFLRKAAHVGSFGLLAFFCVMTFKKRSYGPIYGSLVAFGYAMFDEFHQSLIEGRTGHLIDVLVPDTMGILITFLATTILLKRRTT from the coding sequence GTGACGTTCTTTACCTATTGGAAGTGGCCAATTCTTGCTCTTATCATGATGGGCGTTCTTTTCATCTCCTCTCATACGCCCTATCAGGAACAGGATTTGAAACCATTCTTTAAAGATTTCATCACGATTACCGAAAATGATTTACCTGATGTAGAATTCACTTACGACGGTGCACTTGTCACGCCATCCGAACCATATCAATACGTTGAGTTCTTTCTAAGAAAGGCTGCCCACGTTGGCTCCTTTGGACTTCTTGCGTTTTTCTGTGTGATGACTTTTAAGAAAAGGTCATATGGTCCTATATATGGCTCTCTTGTTGCATTTGGATACGCGATGTTTGATGAATTTCATCAAAGCTTGATCGAGGGAAGGACAGGTCATTTAATTGATGTTCTTGTACCGGATACAATGGGTATCCTCATAACGTTTCTGGCAACGACTATCCTATTAAAACGCCGCACAACATGA
- a CDS encoding UDP-glucose dehydrogenase family protein: MNISVVGTGYVGSVTGVSLAEIGHHVICIDIDQQKVLVMNNGQSPIYEPHLEHLMQKNLQSGHLSFTTSYLNGLSSADVVYIAVGTPQLPDGTADLQFIEQAAHDIAFSITQDTIVVMKSTVPVGTNDKIKTIIQEAAASNITIEMVSNPEFLREGSAIHDTFNGDRIVIGAENKRAASVIESINAPFGLPIYHTDLKSAEMIKYASNAFLATKISFINEISAICEKVGANIEDVALGMGKDKRIGEQFLKAGIGYGGSCFPKDTNALVQLAGNNHHDFKLLKSVIEVNNSQQLKLFQKAKETIGDLQGKTIALLGLAFKPNTDDMREAASIPIARSLVEAGAKVVAYDPIAIPNAKGFLPEEVVFKETIEEALIDTDAVFILTEWAEIKEIDLSTFQRLMKSPVVIDGRNCYSLHEVSRFPIHYISIGRPTIISKLVPL, encoded by the coding sequence ATGAATATTTCTGTGGTTGGCACAGGGTATGTAGGGTCAGTAACAGGTGTTAGTTTAGCGGAAATTGGTCATCATGTTATCTGTATCGATATTGATCAACAGAAAGTATTGGTGATGAATAATGGTCAGTCCCCTATTTATGAACCTCACCTGGAGCATCTGATGCAGAAGAACCTTCAATCCGGTCATTTATCATTTACGACCTCCTATCTTAACGGGCTTTCATCAGCGGATGTGGTTTATATTGCAGTAGGGACACCTCAGCTTCCGGATGGAACAGCAGATTTGCAATTTATTGAGCAAGCTGCACATGACATCGCATTCTCTATTACCCAGGATACGATTGTCGTCATGAAAAGTACGGTACCTGTTGGAACAAATGATAAGATAAAAACGATCATTCAGGAAGCGGCTGCTTCAAACATAACCATTGAAATGGTCTCAAACCCTGAATTTTTACGAGAAGGCTCAGCCATTCATGATACATTTAACGGAGATCGAATAGTTATTGGCGCTGAAAATAAACGAGCCGCATCGGTGATTGAAAGCATTAATGCTCCTTTTGGGCTTCCTATCTATCATACAGACCTTAAAAGTGCTGAAATGATTAAATACGCGTCAAACGCATTTCTCGCAACAAAGATCAGTTTTATTAATGAAATTTCTGCAATTTGTGAAAAAGTGGGGGCAAATATTGAAGACGTTGCTTTAGGGATGGGAAAAGATAAGCGTATAGGTGAGCAATTCCTAAAAGCAGGAATTGGCTATGGAGGCTCCTGTTTTCCTAAGGATACCAATGCACTCGTTCAGCTTGCTGGAAATAACCATCATGACTTTAAACTTCTTAAGTCCGTCATCGAAGTAAACAATTCACAGCAGCTGAAATTATTCCAAAAGGCGAAGGAAACGATTGGAGATCTTCAAGGAAAGACTATCGCACTGCTTGGTCTTGCCTTTAAACCAAATACGGATGATATGAGGGAAGCGGCATCGATCCCAATTGCACGATCGCTTGTTGAAGCAGGTGCTAAAGTCGTGGCTTACGACCCGATAGCCATCCCTAATGCAAAGGGCTTCCTTCCTGAGGAAGTCGTATTCAAAGAGACGATCGAAGAGGCGTTAATTGACACAGATGCTGTTTTTATCCTCACAGAATGGGCAGAAATTAAAGAAATCGACCTTTCTACTTTTCAAAGATTGATGAAATCTCCAGTAGTAATTGACGGAAGAAATTGTTATTCCTTACATGAAGTATCCAGGTTTCCAATTCATTATATCTCAATTGGGCGCCCTACCATTATTAGCAAGCTCGTCCCTCTCTAG